The following coding sequences are from one Collimonas arenae window:
- the rsmD gene encoding 16S rRNA (guanine(966)-N(2))-methyltransferase RsmD → MKKQSSNKTPVHAGKAPLARQVRIIGGAWKRTPLAVLDSEGLRPTPDRVRETVFNWLTHLLDGNWSEVRCLDLFAGTGALGFESASRGAASVTMIEHNTPAVRQLEATKAKLDAAQVQVLRSDAATWLSKAAGDAARYDLIFLDPPYNLGWLEKTVPLCRGLLSDYGLLYLESEFALLPEDLPAWLAGWELLRADKAGMVFYHLLRKQ, encoded by the coding sequence ATGAAAAAGCAAAGTTCCAACAAAACGCCGGTACATGCCGGCAAAGCGCCATTGGCGCGGCAGGTCAGGATTATCGGCGGCGCCTGGAAGCGCACACCGCTGGCAGTATTGGATAGCGAAGGTTTGCGGCCGACGCCGGACCGGGTGCGCGAGACGGTATTTAATTGGCTTACGCACTTGCTTGATGGCAACTGGAGTGAAGTGCGTTGCCTGGATTTGTTTGCGGGCACCGGCGCGCTCGGTTTCGAATCTGCTAGTCGAGGCGCTGCGTCAGTGACGATGATCGAACATAACACCCCTGCGGTGCGTCAGCTGGAAGCCACCAAGGCCAAGCTGGACGCGGCCCAGGTGCAAGTGCTGCGCAGCGACGCGGCGACCTGGCTGAGCAAGGCGGCCGGCGATGCGGCGCGCTATGACCTGATTTTCCTGGACCCGCCTTACAACCTGGGCTGGCTGGAAAAGACCGTGCCGTTATGCCGTGGTCTGCTGAGTGATTATGGGTTGTTGTATCTTGAATCCGAATTTGCGCTGTTGCCGGAAGATTTGCCGGCATGGCTGGCAGGGTGGGAGTTGCTGCGAGCCGACAAAGCTGGCATGGTGTTTTATCACTTGCTTAGAAAGCAATAA
- the ftsX gene encoding permease-like cell division protein FtsX codes for MNIWLRQHWFALTDAFTHLLKSPGGFALNVLVVAIALALPFGGLTLMENVRPISEQLAVEPEISIFMALDTARDKATALAKPIDAVLQKHHSTAKVLFMPREDALISLKNKTGMDDALTTLGQNPLPDAYVLKLAGFHDAPDAGRIDVIAADLKALPGVDTVQVDSEWVKRLAALLAILRLVLLFLAATLAVVVVAVVFNTVRLQVLTQREEIAVAKLVGATDAFIHRPFYYTGALLGLCAGGLALGAVALGMQPLNQAIAEFARLYASEFRLLPLNWTATLALLAISAGLGLVGAVLSVRRHLARLA; via the coding sequence ATGAATATCTGGTTGCGACAACATTGGTTTGCCCTCACTGACGCCTTCACCCACCTGCTCAAGTCGCCCGGCGGCTTTGCACTGAATGTGCTGGTGGTGGCGATTGCGCTGGCGTTGCCGTTCGGCGGCTTGACGCTAATGGAAAACGTGCGCCCGATATCGGAACAGCTCGCGGTGGAGCCGGAGATCAGCATCTTCATGGCGCTCGACACCGCGCGCGACAAAGCCACGGCGCTGGCCAAACCGATCGATGCCGTGTTGCAGAAACACCATAGCACCGCCAAGGTCCTGTTCATGCCGCGTGAAGACGCGCTAATCAGCCTGAAAAACAAGACCGGCATGGACGATGCGCTGACCACGCTGGGCCAGAATCCTCTGCCGGACGCCTACGTGCTGAAGCTGGCCGGTTTCCACGATGCCCCTGACGCCGGGCGCATCGACGTGATTGCCGCCGATCTCAAAGCCCTGCCGGGTGTCGATACCGTGCAGGTCGACTCGGAATGGGTCAAGCGCCTGGCCGCCCTGCTGGCGATCCTGCGGCTGGTATTGCTGTTCCTGGCGGCGACGCTGGCGGTTGTGGTGGTGGCGGTGGTATTCAATACCGTGCGACTGCAGGTGCTGACGCAGCGCGAAGAAATTGCCGTTGCCAAGCTGGTCGGCGCGACCGACGCCTTCATCCATCGCCCGTTCTATTACACTGGCGCATTGCTCGGCCTGTGTGCCGGCGGCCTGGCGCTGGGCGCGGTGGCGCTCGGCATGCAGCCGCTGAACCAGGCGATTGCCGAATTCGCCCGCCTGTATGCGTCGGAATTCCGTCTGCTGCCGCTGAACTGGACGGCAACTCTGGCGTTGCTGGCGATCAGCGCCGGCCTCGGCCTGGTCGGCGCCGTGCTGTCGGTGCGTCGCCATCTGGCGCGCCTGGCCTGA
- a CDS encoding YfhL family 4Fe-4S dicluster ferredoxin translates to MALLITDDCINCDVCEPECPNGAIYMGPLIYEIDPHKCTECVGHFNEPQCQQVCPVSCIPLDPAWHESKEQLQAKYERLQAELAAAAAAKAQ, encoded by the coding sequence ATGGCTTTATTGATCACCGACGACTGTATTAATTGCGACGTATGCGAGCCTGAGTGCCCGAACGGTGCGATCTACATGGGGCCGCTGATTTACGAAATCGATCCGCATAAATGCACCGAATGCGTAGGCCATTTCAATGAACCGCAGTGTCAGCAGGTGTGTCCGGTCAGTTGCATTCCGCTGGACCCGGCCTGGCACGAATCCAAGGAACAGCTGCAGGCCAAGTATGAGCGCCTGCAAGCCGAACTGGCTGCGGCAGCTGCCGCCAAGGCGCAGTAA
- a CDS encoding MOSC domain-containing protein yields MSTITTLTLYPIKSCRGIDLQEATVTAFGLSHRQIHDREWMVVDSAGQFLSQRTHPAMALIVPALHADAMQVQAPGMAPLTVSTAQLAPDTPTLAVTIWDDTVAAHDCGDQAATWFSQVLGMACRLVRFNPGAQRLASKKWTNDIDVPTHFPDGYPMLLISQGSLDDLNHKLQTQGRAALPMNRFRPNIAIDGVDAFEEDFVATIQAGNISLQPVKPCARCPMPSIDQATGEYGPDPLDILMTYRINPRVNDGITFGVNVILLEGEGKILRVGQEVELELAF; encoded by the coding sequence ATGTCGACCATCACCACCCTGACACTCTATCCGATCAAATCCTGCCGCGGCATTGACCTGCAGGAAGCAACCGTCACGGCCTTCGGCCTCAGCCATCGGCAAATCCATGATCGTGAATGGATGGTCGTCGACAGCGCCGGGCAATTCCTGTCGCAGCGCACGCATCCCGCGATGGCGTTGATCGTGCCGGCCTTGCATGCGGACGCGATGCAGGTGCAAGCGCCGGGCATGGCGCCGCTGACCGTCTCGACCGCCCAACTGGCGCCGGACACGCCAACGCTTGCCGTCACCATCTGGGACGATACGGTCGCGGCGCACGATTGCGGTGACCAAGCCGCAACCTGGTTTTCACAAGTACTCGGTATGGCGTGCCGGCTGGTGCGTTTCAATCCCGGCGCACAACGCTTGGCGAGTAAGAAATGGACCAACGATATCGATGTGCCGACGCACTTTCCCGACGGCTATCCAATGCTGCTGATCTCGCAAGGATCGCTGGACGACCTGAACCACAAGCTACAGACGCAGGGCCGCGCCGCCTTGCCAATGAATCGTTTCAGGCCGAATATCGCGATCGATGGCGTGGACGCATTTGAAGAGGATTTCGTGGCGACTATCCAGGCGGGCAACATCAGCCTGCAACCGGTCAAGCCATGTGCGCGCTGCCCGATGCCGTCGATCGACCAGGCCACCGGCGAATACGGTCCCGACCCGCTGGACATCTTGATGACCTATCGCATCAATCCGCGCGTCAATGACGGCATCACCTTCGGCGTCAACGTGATTTTGCTGGAGGGAGAGGGAAAAATCCTGCGCGTAGGCCAGGAAGTCGAACTGGAATTGGCGTTCTAG
- the gcvA gene encoding transcriptional regulator GcvA — translation MFERLPPTQTLRAFEAAARLGNYTRAGEELHLTHSAVSHQIRALEQRIGRKLFQREGRQMVLTDSGRLLAEEVRQALTALDLALQLGQTERKRSGQTLRVGVSPSFASAWLVPRLAAFQSLHPHINISLRSAHELSELAFNDVDVAIWYGRVGHKNFRYQRLLKEVIFPVCSPAFLAAHPDVTPQDLPRHPLLRFAHHRGWEQWFSAAGIKHGEPQTGGLYDDPMHLLDAAAADQGIALARGCLVHNHLASGRLVRLFDITAPARGSYFSVSPFDTRKEAAITEFQDWLGHILAQPLLQKEE, via the coding sequence ATGTTCGAACGCTTGCCGCCAACCCAGACCCTGCGCGCCTTTGAAGCCGCCGCGCGACTGGGTAATTACACCCGGGCCGGAGAAGAACTGCACCTGACACACAGCGCCGTCAGCCACCAGATCCGTGCGCTGGAACAGCGCATCGGGCGCAAGCTGTTCCAGCGTGAAGGCCGGCAAATGGTGCTAACCGACAGCGGCCGGCTGCTGGCGGAAGAAGTACGACAAGCCCTGACGGCACTGGATCTGGCGCTGCAACTCGGGCAGACCGAGCGCAAGCGTAGCGGACAGACGCTGCGCGTCGGCGTCTCGCCATCGTTCGCCAGCGCTTGGCTGGTGCCGCGGTTGGCGGCGTTTCAGAGCTTGCATCCGCACATCAACATCAGCCTGCGCAGCGCACATGAATTGAGCGAACTCGCTTTCAACGACGTCGATGTCGCCATCTGGTACGGCCGCGTCGGCCACAAAAATTTCCGCTACCAGCGCCTGCTCAAAGAAGTGATTTTCCCGGTATGCAGCCCGGCCTTTTTGGCCGCTCATCCGGACGTCACGCCGCAAGATCTGCCACGCCATCCCTTGCTGCGCTTCGCCCATCATCGCGGTTGGGAGCAATGGTTTTCTGCCGCCGGGATCAAACACGGTGAACCGCAAACCGGCGGGCTGTATGACGATCCGATGCATCTGCTTGATGCTGCAGCAGCCGACCAGGGCATCGCGCTAGCGCGCGGCTGCCTGGTGCACAACCATTTGGCCAGCGGCCGCCTGGTGCGCCTGTTCGACATCACGGCGCCGGCGCGTGGCAGCTATTTTTCGGTATCGCCATTTGATACCCGGAAGGAAGCTGCGATCACCGAATTTCAGGACTGGCTGGGCCATATCCTGGCTCAACCGTTATTGCAAAAGGAAGAATGA
- the coaD gene encoding pantetheine-phosphate adenylyltransferase, which yields MVTAVYPGTFDPLTRGHEDLVRRASGLFDKLVVGVADSKNKKPFFSLEERLSIANEVLGHYPNVQVESFSGLLKDFVRQHDANVIVRGLRAVSDFEFEFQMAGMNRYLLPDVETLFLTPSDQYQFISGTIVREIATLGGDVSKFVFPSVEKWLKEKLDAQQS from the coding sequence ATGGTCACTGCAGTTTATCCGGGAACGTTCGATCCGCTCACGCGTGGTCATGAAGATCTGGTGCGTCGCGCATCCGGCCTGTTCGACAAGCTGGTGGTGGGGGTTGCTGACAGCAAGAACAAGAAACCGTTTTTCTCCCTTGAAGAGCGCCTGTCGATTGCCAACGAAGTGTTGGGACATTATCCGAATGTGCAGGTCGAGAGTTTTTCCGGTTTGCTCAAGGATTTCGTGCGACAGCATGATGCCAACGTGATTGTGCGCGGCTTGCGCGCGGTATCCGACTTCGAATTCGAGTTCCAGATGGCCGGCATGAACCGTTATCTGCTGCCGGATGTGGAAACCCTGTTCCTGACGCCGTCGGATCAGTATCAGTTCATCTCCGGCACCATCGTCCGTGAAATCGCGACGCTCGGCGGCGATGTCTCCAAATTCGTTTTCCCTTCGGTCGAAAAATGGCTGAAAGAAAAACTCGACGCCCAGCAGTCCTGA
- a CDS encoding DUF1840 domain-containing protein → MLVTFKSKASAEVIMFEQDAKRILDLLNKDVKIGVITAAEGAAAIAKLEAETSESRAHPASDSVQHDIAAHHNEAGDDSGHEPVQTVNFASRIHPLLEMLREAHKHNNDVLWGV, encoded by the coding sequence ATGTTAGTTACTTTCAAATCCAAAGCGTCGGCCGAAGTGATCATGTTTGAACAAGACGCCAAGCGCATCCTCGACCTGCTGAATAAAGACGTCAAGATCGGCGTTATCACGGCAGCCGAAGGCGCAGCCGCTATCGCCAAACTGGAAGCCGAGACATCGGAAAGCCGCGCCCACCCGGCATCCGACAGCGTCCAGCACGACATCGCCGCCCATCACAATGAAGCCGGCGATGACAGCGGCCACGAGCCGGTGCAGACTGTCAATTTCGCCAGCCGCATTCACCCGCTCCTGGAAATGCTGCGCGAAGCGCACAAGCACAATAACGACGTACTCTGGGGCGTCTGA
- a CDS encoding AraC family transcriptional regulator codes for MFHHPSEFVTFKTSPHLPGVELYSARLVDHAFAPHVHDAYSLGAIETGVERFRHKGSEHVAPAGTLVLLNPDELHDGHAEVAAGWTYQMLFIEPQVLRELTGSEAYFTDATAHDPQLADSFQLLFRRMWQAPDDLAFISHFTQLIDAVTQRYGKNLRPLASATGSRPQRMLAMRRVLDCIEANLDQTLHIDTLASEAGMSVFHFVRAFSAQFHATPHQYLQARRATRAKTLLSQRSTPTDAAAAVGLTDQSHLTRWFKRAYGVTPAQYQQQIGTRPLS; via the coding sequence GTGTTCCATCATCCGTCCGAATTCGTCACCTTCAAAACCAGCCCGCACCTGCCGGGCGTGGAATTGTATTCGGCGCGCCTGGTCGACCACGCGTTTGCGCCGCATGTGCACGACGCCTATTCGCTGGGCGCGATTGAAACCGGGGTCGAGCGCTTTCGTCACAAAGGTTCCGAACACGTAGCGCCGGCCGGTACGCTGGTGCTGCTGAATCCCGACGAATTGCACGACGGCCATGCTGAAGTCGCCGCCGGCTGGACTTACCAGATGCTGTTCATCGAGCCGCAGGTCCTGCGCGAACTGACCGGCAGCGAAGCCTATTTCACCGACGCCACCGCCCATGATCCACAACTGGCCGACAGTTTCCAGTTGCTGTTCCGGCGCATGTGGCAAGCGCCGGACGACCTCGCCTTCATCTCGCACTTCACGCAGCTGATCGACGCCGTTACGCAACGCTACGGCAAGAACCTGCGCCCGCTCGCCAGCGCAACAGGCAGTCGTCCGCAACGCATGCTGGCGATGCGCCGCGTGCTCGATTGCATCGAAGCCAATCTCGACCAGACCCTGCATATCGACACGCTGGCGTCGGAAGCCGGCATGTCGGTATTTCACTTCGTCAGGGCATTCTCGGCACAGTTCCACGCGACACCGCATCAGTACCTGCAAGCGCGCCGCGCCACCCGCGCCAAGACCTTGCTGTCCCAGCGCAGCACCCCGACTGATGCCGCCGCGGCGGTTGGCCTGACCGATCAAAGCCACCTGACGCGCTGGTTCAAGCGCGCCTATGGCGTCACGCCGGCGCAGTATCAACAGCAAATTGGTACAAGACCGCTGAGCTGA
- a CDS encoding LysE family translocator: MTSFGITNFGLFLMAVLLLNATPGPDTAYIVGRSVAQGRRAGLMSALGITVGCCIHATLSAFGLTALLAASATAFMAVKLAGGAYLVYLGIKMLFSKQAPSTENREALDLRSHKTIFVQALITNVLNPKVILFFLSFFPQFVNHDSPHKIVAFLFLGAVFATMSLCWNSGTAMLAGTLTRHASNNPHVKQWLERTVGAAFIALGIKLATTRN, from the coding sequence ATGACATCGTTCGGCATCACCAATTTTGGCCTGTTCCTGATGGCCGTACTGCTACTGAACGCCACTCCTGGCCCAGATACCGCCTATATCGTCGGCCGCAGCGTGGCGCAAGGGCGCCGCGCCGGCCTCATGTCCGCACTTGGCATTACCGTTGGCTGCTGCATCCACGCGACATTGTCGGCGTTCGGCCTGACTGCCCTGCTGGCCGCCTCAGCCACCGCCTTCATGGCGGTCAAGCTGGCCGGTGGCGCCTATCTGGTCTATCTCGGCATCAAAATGTTATTCAGCAAGCAAGCGCCATCTACCGAAAACCGCGAGGCGCTTGACCTGCGCTCGCATAAGACAATTTTCGTGCAGGCCTTGATCACCAACGTACTGAATCCAAAAGTGATCCTGTTCTTCCTGTCATTTTTCCCGCAATTCGTCAACCACGATTCGCCGCACAAGATCGTCGCTTTTTTGTTTCTGGGTGCTGTGTTTGCTACCATGTCGCTATGTTGGAACAGTGGCACGGCAATGCTGGCAGGAACCCTGACCCGGCACGCAAGCAACAATCCCCACGTCAAACAATGGCTGGAGCGCACCGTCGGCGCCGCCTTTATCGCACTGGGCATCAAACTGGCGACGACCAGGAACTGA
- a CDS encoding cell division ATP-binding protein FtsE: protein MIEFNQVSKKYARDVVALRDITLTVNKGDLIFLAGPSGAGKSTLLNLIAAIERPSSGTLTVSGANVGKLKSSGLPYLRRNLGLILQQQKLLQDRTVLANVMLPLLVTGATRSEAEKRAQAALDKVGLLDKAASDPQALSGGEQQRVSIARAIVNRPQIILADEPTANLDRDNANKVLDALRSFHAVGVTCLISTHDEQFLNSANRVVFLDQGQIVDHWQNSALRSNGGAA from the coding sequence ATGATTGAATTCAACCAGGTATCCAAGAAATACGCGCGTGACGTGGTCGCGCTGCGCGATATCACGCTGACGGTCAACAAGGGCGACCTGATTTTTCTGGCCGGCCCATCCGGCGCCGGCAAGTCGACCTTGCTCAATCTGATTGCCGCCATCGAGCGCCCCAGCAGCGGCACCCTGACTGTCAGCGGCGCCAATGTCGGCAAGCTGAAATCTTCCGGCCTGCCTTACCTGCGGCGCAACCTGGGTCTGATCCTGCAACAGCAGAAACTGCTGCAGGACCGCACCGTGCTGGCCAATGTGATGCTGCCGCTGCTGGTCACCGGTGCCACGCGCAGCGAAGCTGAAAAGCGCGCGCAGGCCGCGCTTGACAAGGTCGGCCTGCTGGACAAGGCCGCCAGCGATCCGCAAGCGCTGTCGGGCGGCGAGCAGCAGCGCGTTTCGATTGCGCGCGCCATCGTCAATCGCCCGCAAATCATCCTGGCCGACGAACCCACCGCCAACCTCGATCGCGACAACGCCAACAAGGTACTCGATGCGCTCAGGTCGTTTCACGCGGTCGGTGTGACCTGCCTGATCTCAACCCATGACGAGCAATTCCTCAACAGCGCCAATCGCGTCGTGTTTCTCGACCAGGGACAGATCGTCGACCACTGGCAGAATTCAGCGCTGCGCTCGAACGGAGGTGCAGCATGA
- a CDS encoding DMT family transporter has protein sequence MLTGLLCALGAGLMWGLVFIAPLMLPDYPGIMLSFGRYVAFGLIALVPALLDRKRVAVLTKADWRAALKLSLIGNLLYYAALATAIQLADAPLPTMLIGTLPVVISVFSNWSPGHAAESVAWRRLAPSLIIILVGILCVNAAELAHMRAAASEPGNTRTMFDYVLGCLLALGGVAAWTWYPIVNARYLRANPHISSSTWATAQGLATLPLALVGLFGYGAYLKLAGGVYAFPFGPRPLQFVGLMLVIGLCASWIGILLWNKASQHLPTALLAQLIVFETLSALLYAFIFRGAAPSLQVVAGIVLLCIGIVFGVRTFQHQIP, from the coding sequence ATGCTGACCGGCCTGTTGTGCGCGCTCGGCGCCGGCCTGATGTGGGGACTGGTGTTCATTGCGCCGCTGATGCTGCCCGACTATCCCGGCATCATGCTGTCGTTCGGGCGCTATGTCGCCTTCGGCCTGATCGCGCTGGTGCCGGCCCTGCTTGACCGCAAGCGCGTCGCCGTGCTGACCAAGGCCGACTGGCGCGCCGCACTTAAACTGTCGCTGATCGGCAATCTGCTGTACTACGCCGCGCTGGCGACGGCGATCCAGCTGGCCGACGCGCCGCTGCCGACCATGTTGATCGGCACCTTGCCGGTGGTGATTTCGGTATTTTCCAATTGGTCGCCAGGGCATGCCGCAGAGAGCGTAGCCTGGCGCCGGTTGGCGCCGTCGCTGATCATCATCCTGGTCGGCATCCTGTGCGTCAACGCCGCCGAGCTGGCGCACATGCGCGCCGCGGCCAGCGAGCCAGGCAACACCCGCACCATGTTCGATTATGTACTAGGCTGCCTGCTGGCGCTGGGCGGCGTCGCGGCATGGACCTGGTACCCGATCGTCAATGCCCGTTACCTGCGCGCCAATCCGCATATCAGTTCATCGACCTGGGCCACCGCGCAAGGCTTGGCAACCTTGCCCTTGGCCCTGGTTGGCCTGTTCGGCTACGGCGCCTATCTGAAACTGGCGGGCGGCGTCTACGCATTCCCGTTCGGCCCGCGGCCGCTGCAATTCGTCGGCCTGATGCTGGTCATCGGTCTGTGCGCCTCATGGATCGGCATCCTGCTGTGGAACAAGGCCAGCCAGCATCTGCCGACCGCGCTGCTGGCGCAGTTGATCGTGTTCGAAACCTTGTCCGCGCTGCTGTATGCATTTATTTTCCGCGGCGCCGCGCCCAGCCTGCAGGTAGTGGCGGGGATCGTGCTGCTGTGCATCGGCATCGTTTTTGGTGTGCGCACCTTCCAGCATCAGATACCATAG
- the ftsY gene encoding signal recognition particle-docking protein FtsY — protein MFSFFKKKPKVEPAPLPETPVAAPATPAALPPAAAPVTAVVAPPTVTPTAAVEVAPTATAETEAEIVAAPVAAEQKRSWLSRLRTGLSKTSSNLTTLFVGAKIDEDLYEELESALLVSDAGVEATHFLLNALKKKVKEDKLTEAPQVKAALRTLLIDLLTPLQKPLVLDQHQPLVMMIAGVNGAGKTTTIGKLAKHLQAHNQSVLLAAGDTFRAAAREQLTIWGERNNVTVIAQESGDPAAVAFDAVHSAQARGINVVMVDTAGRLPTQLHLMDELKKIKRVIGKGMATAPHEVLLVIDGNTGQNALTQVKVFDDALGLTGLVITKLDGTAKGGVLAAIATNRAIPVYFIGVGEQIEDLQPFDATEFVDALLT, from the coding sequence ATGTTTAGTTTCTTCAAGAAAAAACCAAAAGTCGAACCCGCGCCGTTGCCAGAAACACCAGTGGCCGCACCTGCTACCCCTGCCGCATTGCCGCCAGCAGCAGCACCGGTGACCGCCGTGGTTGCCCCGCCGACGGTCACACCGACTGCGGCCGTGGAGGTTGCGCCCACAGCTACCGCCGAAACCGAAGCCGAGATCGTCGCCGCGCCGGTCGCCGCCGAGCAAAAGCGCTCTTGGCTGTCGCGCCTGAGAACCGGACTGTCGAAGACCTCATCCAACCTGACCACCTTGTTCGTCGGCGCCAAGATCGACGAAGACTTGTATGAAGAGCTGGAATCGGCGCTGCTGGTATCCGACGCCGGTGTCGAAGCCACGCATTTCCTGCTCAATGCCCTGAAAAAGAAGGTCAAGGAAGACAAACTCACTGAGGCACCGCAGGTCAAGGCGGCGCTGCGCACCTTGCTGATCGATTTGTTGACGCCCTTGCAAAAGCCGCTGGTGCTGGATCAGCATCAACCGCTGGTGATGATGATCGCCGGCGTCAACGGCGCCGGCAAGACCACCACCATCGGCAAACTGGCCAAGCACCTGCAGGCGCACAACCAATCGGTGCTGCTGGCGGCGGGCGATACTTTCCGCGCTGCTGCACGCGAACAATTGACGATCTGGGGTGAGCGCAACAACGTCACCGTCATCGCCCAGGAATCCGGCGATCCAGCCGCAGTGGCCTTCGATGCCGTGCATTCGGCACAGGCGCGCGGCATCAACGTGGTCATGGTCGATACCGCGGGCCGCCTGCCGACGCAATTGCATCTGATGGACGAACTCAAGAAAATCAAGCGCGTGATCGGCAAAGGCATGGCGACTGCGCCGCACGAAGTGCTGCTGGTCATCGACGGCAACACCGGCCAGAACGCGCTGACCCAGGTCAAGGTTTTCGACGATGCGCTCGGCCTGACCGGCCTGGTCATCACCAAGCTGGACGGCACCGCCAAGGGCGGCGTGCTGGCGGCAATTGCCACCAACCGCGCAATCCCGGTATATTTCATCGGCGTCGGCGAACAGATTGAAGATTTGCAGCCGTTCGATGCGACCGAATTTGTAGACGCACTTTTGACCTGA
- a CDS encoding alpha/beta hydrolase, producing MASVREQQLTTDDGVSLFVTDWPLAPGVPVAGSILLLHGLGEHSGRYAHVVRFFNRCGLAVRSYDHRGHGRSGGKRGDVPDSTAILRDAKVVLDDLAQQQTLDYPDLPSTAPLLFGHSMGGLFAARFATAQMSPLRGLILSSPGLALPLSAIQLGLLKVMSTLAPGVAVPNGLSTNHLSHDPAVAPAYSNDPLVHDKISARLLTSMLKAGEFSLAHAPTLAIPTLLLVAGDDRLVDPQGSQRFFDALQPAIGTFQHYEGMYHELFNEIGSERVFADLRRWLEAQQMLKALQAPVPTLVSTA from the coding sequence ATGGCCTCAGTTCGTGAGCAGCAGCTTACGACCGACGACGGCGTTTCTCTCTTCGTCACCGATTGGCCGCTGGCTCCCGGCGTGCCGGTTGCCGGCAGTATCCTGCTGTTGCACGGACTGGGCGAACACTCAGGGCGTTATGCCCATGTGGTGCGCTTCTTCAATCGCTGCGGCCTCGCGGTTCGCAGTTACGATCACCGCGGCCACGGCCGCTCCGGCGGCAAGCGCGGCGATGTGCCTGACAGCACCGCCATATTGCGCGACGCCAAGGTCGTACTGGATGACCTCGCGCAGCAGCAAACCCTGGACTATCCCGATTTGCCGTCGACCGCGCCTCTGCTGTTCGGCCACAGCATGGGCGGCCTGTTCGCGGCCCGCTTCGCCACAGCGCAGATGTCGCCGCTGCGTGGCTTGATCCTGTCTTCCCCGGGCCTGGCCCTGCCATTGAGCGCGATCCAGCTGGGCCTGCTCAAGGTGATGTCGACGCTGGCTCCCGGTGTCGCAGTACCGAACGGTCTCTCGACCAATCACCTGTCGCACGATCCTGCGGTCGCTCCCGCCTACAGTAACGATCCACTGGTGCACGACAAAATCAGTGCACGCCTGCTGACCAGCATGCTGAAAGCCGGCGAGTTTTCGCTGGCCCATGCGCCGACGCTGGCTATCCCAACGCTGCTGCTGGTAGCCGGCGATGACCGCCTGGTCGATCCGCAAGGCAGTCAACGCTTCTTCGACGCGCTGCAACCAGCTATCGGCACCTTTCAACACTACGAAGGCATGTATCACGAGCTATTTAATGAAATTGGCTCGGAACGGGTATTTGCCGATCTGCGGCGCTGGCTGGAGGCGCAGCAAATGCTGAAAGCATTGCAAGCGCCTGTCCCGACCCTGGTTTCGACTGCATAA